In one Helicoverpa zea isolate HzStark_Cry1AcR chromosome 5, ilHelZeax1.1, whole genome shotgun sequence genomic region, the following are encoded:
- the LOC124630799 gene encoding spermatogenesis-associated protein 6 isoform X1 — protein sequence MPKIIELTVEIDVQRVSCPGVWLCQDGRVSLTVFALGTSYQTCLLPPSFPLMFKDVFYFRKRFQESCALNNICCLLKEETIYCELVQWCSECGSNESTILAQYLGSLNDVLFPPNMCSNEGVDLLMRRSKEFPGILSPKIEIATKVRIDEVWNQPCTVTPSIKVSTCQCVPRDDPKRQKQVCHSTKFHRSKCFKQQRSPSTARSRSRSRSRSRSSGSRSCCSFTPKVHDCGVGYFKPPPKPLLPRAPRRTTVGSRRKRLPCADVCVYNVKAPPDPWRSITCGVCRNEREYEVEPKRPERVINTEKTYMNHHDIDRNPKTILESRYIHQDKCTDSGDKQKTKKCYKVQTKPCVCEICKRYHELFHVQDNVQGTHTADART from the exons ATGCCAAAAATTATCGAGTTAACAGTAGAAATTGATGTTCAGAGG GTATCATGTCCAGGAGTTTGGTTGTGCCAAGATGGTCGCGTCTCCCTCACAGTGTTTGCCCTTGGTACCAGCTACCAGACCTGCCTGCTACCTCCCAGCTTCCCCCTCATGTTCAAAGATGTATTCTACTTCAGGAAACGGTTTCAGGAGTCTTGCGCACTTAATAACATTTGCTGCTTGCTGA AAGAAGAAACAATATATTGTGAACTGGTGCAATGGTGCAGTGAATGTGGGAGCAATGAAAGTACAATCCTGGCGCAGTACCTCGGCTCTCTGAATGACGTGCTGTTCCCACCCAACATGTGCTCCAATGAAGGAGTAGATCTGCTTATGAGGAGGTCTAAAGAGTTTCCT GGTATTttatccccaaaaattgagaTAGCAACAAAAGTACGTATAGATGAGGTGTGGAATCAACCGTGCACTGTGACACCCTCGATCAAAGTAAGCACTTGTCAGTGTGTGCCTCGGGATGACCCAAAGAGACAAAAGCAAGTCTGCCATTCTACAAAGTTCCACAG AAGCAAATGCTTTAAACAACAAAGGTCACCCTCAACAGCGAGGTCAAGGTCACGTTCAAGATCACGGTCAAGGTCATCCGGCTCAAGGTCGTGTTGCAGCTTTACGCCGAAGGTACACGACTGCGGCGTCGGCTATTTCAA ACCTCCACCGAAGCCTCTTCTTCCTCGAGCGCCTCGTCGGACGACGGTGGGGTCCAGGCGTAAGCGCCTTCCTTGTGCAGACGTCTGTGTTTACAACGTCAAAGCGCCGCCAGACCCCTGGAGATCTATCACTTGTGGAGTCTGCCGCAATGAGCGTGAATATGAGGTCGAGCCAAAGAG ACCCGAGAGAGTGATAAACACAGAAAAAACCTATATGAACCATCATGACATTGACCGAAATCCCAAAACTATCCTAGAAAGCCGTTACATACATCAAGACAAATGCACAGATTCCGGTGATAAACAGAAAACAAAGAAATGCTACAAGGTCCAGACGAAGCCCTGTGTTTGTGAAATATGCAAAAGGTACCACGAGTTGTTTCATGTCCAAGACAATGTTCAAGGAACCCACACAGCAGATGCCAGGACCTAA
- the LOC124630799 gene encoding spermatogenesis-associated protein 6 isoform X2, with translation MPKIIELTVEIDVQRVSCPGVWLCQDGRVSLTVFALGTSYQTCLLPPSFPLMFKDVFYFRKRFQESCALNNICCLLKEETIYCELVQWCSECGSNESTILAQYLGSLNDVLFPPNMCSNEGVDLLMRRSKEFPGILSPKIEIATKVRIDEVWNQPCTVTPSIKVSTCQCVPRDDPKRQKQVCHSTKFHRSKCFKQQRSPSTARSRSRSRSRSRSSGSRSCCSFTPKVHDCGVGYFKPERVINTEKTYMNHHDIDRNPKTILESRYIHQDKCTDSGDKQKTKKCYKVQTKPCVCEICKRYHELFHVQDNVQGTHTADART, from the exons ATGCCAAAAATTATCGAGTTAACAGTAGAAATTGATGTTCAGAGG GTATCATGTCCAGGAGTTTGGTTGTGCCAAGATGGTCGCGTCTCCCTCACAGTGTTTGCCCTTGGTACCAGCTACCAGACCTGCCTGCTACCTCCCAGCTTCCCCCTCATGTTCAAAGATGTATTCTACTTCAGGAAACGGTTTCAGGAGTCTTGCGCACTTAATAACATTTGCTGCTTGCTGA AAGAAGAAACAATATATTGTGAACTGGTGCAATGGTGCAGTGAATGTGGGAGCAATGAAAGTACAATCCTGGCGCAGTACCTCGGCTCTCTGAATGACGTGCTGTTCCCACCCAACATGTGCTCCAATGAAGGAGTAGATCTGCTTATGAGGAGGTCTAAAGAGTTTCCT GGTATTttatccccaaaaattgagaTAGCAACAAAAGTACGTATAGATGAGGTGTGGAATCAACCGTGCACTGTGACACCCTCGATCAAAGTAAGCACTTGTCAGTGTGTGCCTCGGGATGACCCAAAGAGACAAAAGCAAGTCTGCCATTCTACAAAGTTCCACAG AAGCAAATGCTTTAAACAACAAAGGTCACCCTCAACAGCGAGGTCAAGGTCACGTTCAAGATCACGGTCAAGGTCATCCGGCTCAAGGTCGTGTTGCAGCTTTACGCCGAAGGTACACGACTGCGGCGTCGGCTATTTCAA ACCCGAGAGAGTGATAAACACAGAAAAAACCTATATGAACCATCATGACATTGACCGAAATCCCAAAACTATCCTAGAAAGCCGTTACATACATCAAGACAAATGCACAGATTCCGGTGATAAACAGAAAACAAAGAAATGCTACAAGGTCCAGACGAAGCCCTGTGTTTGTGAAATATGCAAAAGGTACCACGAGTTGTTTCATGTCCAAGACAATGTTCAAGGAACCCACACAGCAGATGCCAGGACCTAA
- the LOC124630797 gene encoding cryptochrome-1 translates to MTKVPSVIHWFRLDLRIHDNLALRNAINEAENRKHHLRPVYFLDPDIKGKVGINRLRFLVQSLQDLNENLKKLNTRLYIIRGNAVEELPKLFKKWQVKHLTSQVDIDPIYVKQDEIIDKIAEKSDIFIVRRVQHTVYDVHSVLKKNNSSVPLTYQKFLSLVQDVQVKECIEITKEVSDDCKPKDFDSKQYDVPNLNELDIDESALQPLKYPGGETEGVKRLHMYMAKREWVCKFEKPNSSPNSIEPSTTVLSPYISHGCLSAKLFYHKLQEALSGRKHSEPPVSLLGQLMWREFYYTAGAGTENFDKMVGNPVCTQIPWAKNDEHLKAWAEGRTGYPFVDAIMRQLKQEGWIHHLARHMVACFLTRGDLWISWEEGAKVFEDYLLDYDWSLNAGNWMWLSASAFFYKFFRVYSPVAFGKKTDKEGLYIRKYVPELKKYPTAFIYEPWKAPKNVQTTAGCIIGKDYPKRIVDHDTIHKENCQKMSVAYKLNKERKALKRPLT, encoded by the exons atgacGAAGGTTCCATCTGTTATTCATTGGTTCAGGTTGGATTTGCGAATTCACGACAACCTCGCTCTACGTAATGCTATAAATGAA GCAGAAAATCGTAAACATCATTTAAGACCAGTTTACTTCCTAGACCCTGACATCAAAGGTAAGGTTGGTATCAACAGGCTAAGATTTTTAGTACAAAGCCTTCAAGATCTGAATGAAAATCTCAAGAAACTGAATACTCGTCTATACATTATAAGAGGAAATGCTGTAGAGGAACTGCCTAAGCTATTTAAAAAATGGCAAGTGAAGCACTTGACAAGCCAAGTTGATATTGATCCAATTTATGTGAAACAAGATGAAATAATAGACAAGATTGCCGAAAAGAGTGACATCTTTATTGTCCGTAGAGTCCAACACACAGTTTATGATGTCCACAGTGTGTTGAAAAAGAATAACAGCAGTGTTCCTCTTACATACCAAAAGTTTCTTTCACTTGTACAAGATGTGCAAGTAAAAGAATGTATTGAAATCACTAAGGAAGTTTCAGATGATTGTAAGCCAAAAGATTTTGATTCCAAGCAGTATGATGTACCAAATCTCAATGAACTTGATATTGATGAATCAGCACTTCAACCCTTGAAATACCCTGGCGGTGAAACTGAGGGAGTTAAGAGATTACACATGTACATGGCTAAAAGGGAATGGGTGTGTAAGTTTGAGAAGCCTAACTCCTCTCCTAACAGCATAGAACCAAGTACTACAGTTTTAAGCCCTTATATCAGCCATGGCTGTTTATCAGCAAAGCTTTTCTACCACAAATTACAGGAAGCTTTGAGTGGCAGGAAACACTCAGAACCTCCAGTGTCTCTGTTAGGACAGTTAATGTGGAGGGAGTTCTACTACACAGCAGGGGCAGGCACAGAGAACTTTGATAAGATGGTTGGGAATCCTGTTTGCACCCAAATACCTTGGGCCAAAAATGATGAACACTTAAAAGCCTGGGCTGAAGGAAGGACTGGATACCCGTTTGTTGATGCAATTATGCGCCAGCTTAAGCAAGAAGGTTGGATACATCATTTGGCTCGCCATATGGTTGCTTGCTTCTTAACAAGAGGAGACTTGTGGATATCCTGGGAAGAAGGTGCCAAAGTGTTTGAGGATTATTTGTTAGACTATGATTGGTCTCTAAATGCTGGCAATTGGATGTGGCTCTCTGCATCAGCATTCTTTTACAAGTTCTTTAGAGTATACAGTCCAGTTGCATTTGGTAAGAAGACAGACAAAGAAGGTCTTTATATAAGGAAATATGTACCTGAATTGAAGAAATACCCTACTGCTTTTATTTATGAGCCTTGGAAAGCACCTAAGAATGTTCAAACTACAGCAGGTTGTATTATTGGAAAGGATTATCCTAAAAGGATTGTTGACCATGATACAATTCATAAGGAAAACTGCCAGAAAATGTCAGTtgcttataaattaaataaagagaGGAAAGCTCTAAAACGACCATTGACATAG